The genomic DNA GGCCGGCGCAGCGCTATTACAACGATGATGTGAGGATGTTCTTTCTCAGGACGCTGGGGGAGTAAAGGGTTACTTACGGCAGTTCCCGCGATGTGCGCTTGTCGCACAATGGAAACGCCAAATTCCTGATGATCTGGGAGCACACGAAGAGCGGGCGATGGCAGCTGACGCGCGTCGTCAGCTATGGCCATCGTGCGCTGACGGATGAGGAAAAGGCTGCGCTGGCTAAAAAGCCAGCCGGACATGCTCTTCTCCGCGGGTGCATCAAGGCAGCACCGGTTCGATGCTCGCCCTATCGCGTCAAACGCCAGATGATCACGCCAGCGATGATCGCAGGCACCGCAAAAACGCCGAGAAGGACCGGCAGCTCATCCCGCAGCGAATAGCCGGCCTTGGCAACGCCTATCCACAGATTGACTAACGAAAGCGCTAGCCAGACTGGAAGAAAAGCCTTCGCGGCCGTTACCAGTGCGGGAGCACCGCTGCCCCAGAGGTGTCCAAACAGAAGGAAAAGTCCAAGAAGAATGGCTCCGCCGCCGATCATCAGGATGGTATGCATGGCATCAAGCTCCGCTCTTCAAAAATACGACCCGATAAGCCAAAGATATAGCAAATTGTGGTGTAGCTTCCGATCCAATGATTTGTATTGAGCCTGCACAGGGCGGCGACTGATTATCCAGGCACGTTGATTCGACGAAGCTGCTTTTCCACGTCAATGGGAAGGTGTCCATGATCCAACCGCATACTGGCACGTGGCTCTAGCCAAGAGCCGCTCGATGCATGGCGGATCAAACCTCCCAGTAGCCAACGCTCGCCAACATTTGCGTTCAGCGAAGTCAGGTTCGGGCATGGCGAGCCCGCGAGAACAGTCGTCCGGACGATCACCAGATCTTCGCGGACGCCCATCCACCACTTGATCGGGCGCACCATGGTATCGGTGATGACCCGCCCGTCCGCCTGATGATCTTCCTTCACCGCGGTCACCACTCCCGTGAGGATGGCTGTATCGGGTGGTTGCGCAGCCATCACAAATTCTCGAACCTGGTCTTTGGGTAGCAATGGCTTACAGGCGTTCGCCGCAGGCACTACCAAGGCACATGAACTGACGATCAGGCAGATGACATATTTTTTCACGGTAGGCCCCATTTGTTCGCTTCCCGAAGTAAACGTACTCGACTCACTAGCGGGGTCATCACCGTTGGCCTCGGTAATGTAAGCGCTGCGTTCCTCAGGGATCCCCGTGCTTACTTAATCAGCATCAGGTCGCCAACGGTCGTATCGCCAGCCTTCCAATCGTTGGCGCAAAAAAGAGGCTCGAACGTCAGCTTGTCCAAAGCGCATTTCGGTCCTTGCGCATGAACGCGGGTCGGTCGCCTGTCGGCAGGTGGCGGAAGTTCTCCAGGCGAACGATCCGCGTAGACCCTGCGTTTAAAAAGCGCAGTACCCGTACGTAGATTGAAATCCGTATCGGCGGTAAAAATCGGCTCGTCACCCAAGCCACCGGAGACAACATGGGTGCGCATCCCAATCAGCTCGAAAAAGCGATTGTTCCAATGAAACTGGTAAGTCGTATCCGCACCCTTCCATGCTGCCATCGTTACAAAGAGGTTGCCGGACTTGACCTCCGTGGAGGTCTGCACCTCCAGGCTGGAATTGCAGCCCAGGTTATCGGATACAACCGGCACCAGGGTGTTGTGCGGTGTACGCAACAACACATGCACTTCGCTGATCATGCATTTCTTGCGTCCCGTGGCGAGGATGACAACATCGGCAAGACCATCGCCATTCAAATCGCCCTCATCGGTATACACGTCCCAACCAGACGGAAGCTGAAGTGAGGCGATGTATTCGGCCGCAGTGCGAAATACATTCGACGCCTGCCCTGAGGTCGTTTCCTTCGCTGTGTCTTGCTGCGGGCACCCCGATGCCACACCGCAAGCCACGATTGCCAGTATCAGGCCGTTTATCCAGCGTGTTGTATTGCCCCCCCATCACCCCTCTCTTCTGCCTCGGATAACTGGCAGGTCACGACACGATGTTCGTTCTGGTTCAAAAGCACATAGAGGAACTAGCCACCCCTGTAATAAACGACATGAATTCGTGCCTTTGCTCCAGAAGACCTGATCGTCAGGGATCCGCTGAAGTCGCAACCCTCAACCCCTTCCTGGCAATTCATTTTTACATCCAACACGGCTATCACCTTGCCGGAACTGTCTGCAAAGTCATAGTGCGCCCCGGTGTTGCCAGTGCTCTTGTGGATCACGCGAAGTGGCACGTTGATGCCGTTCAACCGCATTACCGCGCCGGTTTCTTCGACATCCGTAAACCCAAGAACGCAGTCGCCAGAATGTGTCGAAGCGTCGTCCTTCTTCGGTGCATAAACATCCAGATTGGATTGGCACAGATCATTGGCCAGGCGCTGCACCACAGGACCATGGTTATGTGTTGACGCAAGCGATCGCTCGGGCAGGCACAGCAGGACCATCCCCATGCCAGTTGCCGATACGACGGCAAGGAACGAGTTTACTGAACCCACACCGGCCTCCCCCGAGTCATCTGCGGCAACTCAGCCGTTTCCCAATATCGGCCGCTGATGGGACAGCCTGAAGTTCCATTCAGGGCAGGCTTGGGGCAATCGCAGGCGTGACAAAGGCGTTCAGCGTCTTCGCCATTTCAGTGGTCCCGTTCCAGCCTAGCCCCTGATATAGCGGCTTGCCTTTCTCCGTTGCATGCAGAACGGCATAGCCAACGCCACGCCTGGCAAACTCCGCATCCGCCAGGGTCATCAATTCACGGGCCAATCCACGATTTCTGTAGCTTGGTTCAACAAAGACATTCAGGACATACCCGCGCTTGTCCTGCGTGGGATGCAAAGGGTGTGGCGGCCAGTCGATAAGCATCAGGCCGATTCCGGCAACAGGAGTGCCGCCGTCCGACATCACATAGCCAAAATAGGATCCATCCAGCAGCCGTGGCCTGACCCATTCGCGGAAATGCTCGGTCATGGGCATCAGAACATCATCGTTTCTACCCGCATCGCGAAACATCTCTTCGCGATGCCGACAAACGAGTTCAAGATCATCGGGATGGAGTAATCGAATATCCATGGTGTTCCGAGGTGACCAGATCAAGGTGTCGGCCGGAATTGAGGAAAGATTGAAAGCGGCTGCTTCGACAAGGGAACGGCAACACCCAAGAGCTTTTTATCGCTGAGCATTCCAGCATGTGGATTGGAGTCCTGCTCGCAGTGGATGTTTGCGAGAACCTTGCCGGCTCGCTCAACCAGTACGCCATTGCTCTCCGAGGCGCCGTCGTGCTGATAGGTTGGGTTGACCACCATGCTGTAAACCGAATACGTCGTATCTTTCTGCCTCAGACTGAGGAATATCAACATGCCTCTTTGGCCATCCCCCATGGATGCGCCCGTGGCGTATGTATCGAGAGGTTGGGGCCTGGATGGAAACTCGAGCTCTGTGCGGACATCCGTTCCGAATCGATATCGGATGTCCCCGAAAGCCGAGCCTCCGACAGCGCGCGCGCATACGGCAATCTTCTTGGCATGCCGTGTATCGCAAGCAAACAGTATCGTTTCGTCGGCATGGCACATCGTTCCCGGCAAGGAAGACCCGAAATAATCCTGTGCGTGAATCGAACCGGCGAGCAGCATTCCCGCGGCACAAACAGGCAGTCGCGCCACTGACCTGATAGTCCTTGCCCAGCTCATCCGCCCTCCTTTTTTGAATGCATTGTCGACCGGTTGCGTGATAAACAAATGGCTTTGCACCGTTACGCCACTGTCGGGCGTTCCATACAGGTACGACCGTCCCCAATCTCAATATAACGATTTGGTGCACCAAAGGCTCAAACAAATAAAAGCCCAGGTCGTCGTGAAAACCCGACCCGTAGTACACTTTTTGCAGCGCAAGGGTCCAAATAAGTGCATTCCGACCCGGTTTTTACCAGGGTTTCCCCAGTATTCGTAATCAGGCAATACGGAGTCCAGCATGGCTGCTACCCCTCTACTGGGGCCGACACAACCCGGCAGGCCGACTGACCACCAGGCCGCCGAAGCGCAGTTGAAGGATTTCTCCAAACGCATTGACCGCAGGCTCAGTGCACAATTTGGCCATCGCCGGCTGCGGCGCATGTTGCGCCCGATGCATTCGGCGGCGGAGAAGTCGCAGCCGGTCGCGCTCGGGGTTCCATCCAAATGGAGCCTCTTCATCGGGGGCGCGCCGCTGTTGCTGTTGATTCCCAAGGTTCGCATCCATGTACCGGTCATGAGCCACTGGCCTTTCCTGGCCTATACCGTGGCGGCCGTTGCCCTCGTCCTGACGTTCACTCTCGAACTGTTCGTGCTGCCCAAGCTGTCACTGGCCAAGTATCGGTTTGGCCTGATGCGGCTCGAGCACCGGCAAAGCGAAGGAACGTTCCCGGATACGTACGTACGCGCACCCGTGCGCGACAGCCGCTCCGGCTTCAACTCGGTCCAGTGGAAAAGCGCACGTGGCGTCGAGCCCGGCGATATCGTGGTTGCGGTCAACGATGCCAAGGACAACGGCGTAGCGCTTATCCTGCTACGGACGGAGGGACGGCTCCCGGTCATCGTGTGGTTTCGCAATCTCTATCAGGAGGATGTGCTGCCGCCGCTGTCGGAAGAGATCAAGGCGCTGGCCCATGCATTCGATGAATGCTGCGACCTCTTCCTGCAAGCCGGCCAGAAAGCCGAACGCAGCCGTGCGTTGCGCTCCAAACGCACCACCCCACCGGTACGCGATCCGGAACAGGCGTGGCGGGGCACCATCCTGCCTGTCGAAACGAAACACCGACTGATGGCGATGGCGGCGGATTTTGCCGCAGGCAAGCCGACGGCTCCCAACGGCCTCCTGCTCTTCGGTCCGCCGGGAACAGGCAAGACCCTGGTCGCCAAGGCGCTGGCCGACAGCATCGGCTGCGCCTTCTTCCCGCTGACGCTACCGGACTTGAAGGCCGCCTACATCGGCGAAAGCGGCGAGCGCGTCAGGGAGCTGTGGAACAAGGCCTTGGCCGAACCACGGGCAGTGATCTTCGTGGACGAGTGCGACGGCGTGTTCACACGGCGCGGAAGCATCAACACCGACCGCAACACCGAAGACGTAGTCAACGCTTTCATCGCCCAATGGGACGGTTTCAGCAAGCAGACCACCGTCATGGTCGTGGGCGCCACCAACCGGCAGGACCTGATCGACCCGGCCGTGCTGTCGCGGTTCGATGAACAGGTAAAGATCGGCCTACCGGACGCGATACAGCGCAAGGAGATCTTGCGTACGGCGCTGACCGAGCTGAACTTGTCCGCCGAGTTACCGGGTGCGACCGGTGAACTGACCGAAGGCTTGTCCGGACGCGATCTGGCCGGCATCGCCAAGCGGTTGGCGCGGGACATCGGCAGCGGTTCGGCGTTGGACCACGCCCTGCTCGAACGCCATGCATCCGCACTACGCCGGCAAGGCAGTACCGAGACGGCCGCCAGCGCGCGCTGGGACACACTGGTGTTACCGGACCCGACCATGAAGGACCTCAAGGCGACGGCCGGTCTGCTTGCGCATGCCGCCGTCTTTCAGGGCAAGGGCATCTCCGTGCCCCGCGGGCTGCTGCTGTATGGACCGCCCGGCACCGGAAAAACGCAGATCGCGCGCACGCTGGCCAACGAAACAGGATTGCGCTTCATCGCCGCGTCGACGGCGGACATCAAGCAAGGCTGGCTGGGACAAAGCGGTCAGAAAGTGCGCGAGCTGTTCGAGCGCGCGCGCGAATCGGCCCCGGCGCTGCTATTTATCGACGAGATCGACATCATCTCCGGCACCCGGGGCGGCAATGACAGCATGCAGACCGAAATCATCGGCCAGCTGCTGCAGGAGATGGATGGCGCCAAGGCAAGCCCGCAGCATGTCTTCGTACTGGCGGCCACCAATCGCATCGACCAGATCGATCCCGCCCTGCTCTCGCGCCTGCCCAAGCAGATCGAGATTCCCCTGCCCGACTCTCATGCGATACGCCGCTTGTTCGAGGTGATGCTCGCGGGCAAACCGCTGGCATTCGATCTGGAGCGAGAGGTCGCAAACCTTGTCGCGCATGCCCAGGGCTGGAGCGGCCGCGATCTGCGTAACTGGATCGAGCGTGCGGAGCAGAATGCTGTGATCAGGGCGATGGAAAATGGCGATCCGCAGTCGATCTCGTTGCGGCTGGAGGATTTTCGCGACGCGAGTCTGAGTCGCCCTTCGTCGGCGGATATGGATCGAGCCTTTCCTTGATACAAAACGTTCTTTTTATCTGCGCCCAGAATCGCCTTCGTAGCCCGACAGCGGAACAGGTCTTTGCGGACTGGCCCGGGATCGAAACCCAATCCGCGGGTGTTGGAAATGATGCCGACGTTCCAGTCACTCCGGAGCTACTGGCCTGGTCCGACACGATCTTCGTGATGGAAAAAATCCATCGCAGCAAGCTGTCCAAAAAGTTCGAGCGTGACTTGAAGGGGAAACGCGTCGTATGCCTGGACATCCCGGACGACTACGACTTCATGGAGCCTGCGTTGATCCAGGTTCTCAAGCGAAAGGTCATTCCATTTTTGCCGACACCCTAGAGCCTGTTAACGCTATTGCGTCACGAGCTGTGGTGGTGGCTTTCGACCCGGTCATTTGCATCGACTTTGGGCTGAGGGGGTTTGAACCCCTCCGTGCGTCCCCATGTCATCACGGTTATCACCACATCCAAAGGACCACGCATGTCTGCAGATCAAAAAGTAGCCTTGGTGACCGGCGCCACACGTGGCATCGGCCTGGAGACGGTACGTCAGCTGGCGCAAGCGGGAGTATTGACCTTGCTCGCGGGTCGCGACGCCACCCGGACCCGAGCCGCAGCGGAAACGCTCAAGGCCGAAGGCTTGCCCGTCGAGCCGATTGCCCTGGATGTCACCAGCACGGAAAGCATCGACCAAGCCGTCGCACAGGTGCAATCGCGCTTCGGCAAGCTCGACATCCTGGTCAACAACGCCGGCATCCTGGTCGATGAGTTGGGCAAGGCACCTTCGCAGCAGAGCCTCCAGGCCTGGCGCGAAACCTTCGACACCAATCTGTTCGCGGTCGTTGAAGTGACAAACGCCTTTCTGCCCTTATTGAAGAAAGCCCCTGCGGCACGCATCGTAAACGTGTCCAGTCAGTTGGGGTCTTTCGGCCTGCACACCGATCCGACGTCATCGATCTACAACTTCAAGATACCGGCCTACAACGTATCCAAGAGCGCGGTGAACGCCTGGACGGTGCACCTGTCCTATGAGCTGCGCGACACCCCCATCAAGGTCAATGCCATCCATCCTGGTTATGTACAGACCGAGATGAACGGCGGTCAGGGCGAAATCGACGTGCCTACCGGAGCAAAGAGCAGCGTTGGCATGGCCCTGATAGGCGCCGATGGCCCAACCGGCAGCTTTACTTACCTGGGCAAGACGCTGCCCTGGTAGGCCTGA from Dyella sp. GSA-30 includes the following:
- a CDS encoding SDR family oxidoreductase; the protein is MSADQKVALVTGATRGIGLETVRQLAQAGVLTLLAGRDATRTRAAAETLKAEGLPVEPIALDVTSTESIDQAVAQVQSRFGKLDILVNNAGILVDELGKAPSQQSLQAWRETFDTNLFAVVEVTNAFLPLLKKAPAARIVNVSSQLGSFGLHTDPTSSIYNFKIPAYNVSKSAVNAWTVHLSYELRDTPIKVNAIHPGYVQTEMNGGQGEIDVPTGAKSSVGMALIGADGPTGSFTYLGKTLPW
- a CDS encoding AAA family ATPase, yielding MAATPLLGPTQPGRPTDHQAAEAQLKDFSKRIDRRLSAQFGHRRLRRMLRPMHSAAEKSQPVALGVPSKWSLFIGGAPLLLLIPKVRIHVPVMSHWPFLAYTVAAVALVLTFTLELFVLPKLSLAKYRFGLMRLEHRQSEGTFPDTYVRAPVRDSRSGFNSVQWKSARGVEPGDIVVAVNDAKDNGVALILLRTEGRLPVIVWFRNLYQEDVLPPLSEEIKALAHAFDECCDLFLQAGQKAERSRALRSKRTTPPVRDPEQAWRGTILPVETKHRLMAMAADFAAGKPTAPNGLLLFGPPGTGKTLVAKALADSIGCAFFPLTLPDLKAAYIGESGERVRELWNKALAEPRAVIFVDECDGVFTRRGSINTDRNTEDVVNAFIAQWDGFSKQTTVMVVGATNRQDLIDPAVLSRFDEQVKIGLPDAIQRKEILRTALTELNLSAELPGATGELTEGLSGRDLAGIAKRLARDIGSGSALDHALLERHASALRRQGSTETAASARWDTLVLPDPTMKDLKATAGLLAHAAVFQGKGISVPRGLLLYGPPGTGKTQIARTLANETGLRFIAASTADIKQGWLGQSGQKVRELFERARESAPALLFIDEIDIISGTRGGNDSMQTEIIGQLLQEMDGAKASPQHVFVLAATNRIDQIDPALLSRLPKQIEIPLPDSHAIRRLFEVMLAGKPLAFDLEREVANLVAHAQGWSGRDLRNWIERAEQNAVIRAMENGDPQSISLRLEDFRDASLSRPSSADMDRAFP
- a CDS encoding low molecular weight protein tyrosine phosphatase family protein, with protein sequence MIQNVLFICAQNRLRSPTAEQVFADWPGIETQSAGVGNDADVPVTPELLAWSDTIFVMEKIHRSKLSKKFERDLKGKRVVCLDIPDDYDFMEPALIQVLKRKVIPFLPTP
- a CDS encoding GNAT family N-acetyltransferase, yielding MDIRLLHPDDLELVCRHREEMFRDAGRNDDVLMPMTEHFREWVRPRLLDGSYFGYVMSDGGTPVAGIGLMLIDWPPHPLHPTQDKRGYVLNVFVEPSYRNRGLARELMTLADAEFARRGVGYAVLHATEKGKPLYQGLGWNGTTEMAKTLNAFVTPAIAPSLP